Proteins found in one Limanda limanda chromosome 18, fLimLim1.1, whole genome shotgun sequence genomic segment:
- the epb41l2 gene encoding band 4.1-like protein 2 isoform X6, translating into MTTEVGSETEVKEKAEESAAQPDQSEKATEETQEVVSAEGDEKEKEKEKEGKGISRYLPTWLKKQKSQSQTSPTKEVPPTEEANTTVEQEEEGPAPEVNGHAEEVEEKEAVKSEQVKEKEAESHSNASADTEPAKEEKVDESAEKSPEETKETTEGEGAEEEKKEQEGEVQGEGEEGQTSIFQSPLRLVRKTKMKLVVCHVSLLDGTDFTCEVEKRAKGQYLFFKVCEHLNLMEKDYFGLTYKDSHEQRCWLDPTKEIKRQIRSNNWQFSFNAKFYPPDPSLLTEDITRYLLCLQLREDVASGRLPCSFVTHALLGSYTLQAEFGDYEPEQPRPLDNIGQLTFAPNQNKEMEEKIFELHKSHRGMTPAQADAQFLENAKKLSMYGVDLHHAKDSEGVDIMLGVCANGLLVYKDRLRINRFAWPKILKISYKRNNFYIKIRPGETEQFESTVGFKLQNHRSAKKLWKVCVENHSFFRLNAPEPPTKARFLTLGSKFRYSGRTQAQTRVASSLIDRPAPNFERTSSKRISRSLDGAPMISITEAGRDTAENGREPHLELHSDSKVSVPDVEAAAADSSIPDTKEPAKTAEVEIEETVVVEEVSKATKPGFVTVTTSSPAVPTTDQETREQEVKVEEKVVVTQEAKAAKQASVSSESESEEEAEYHPNVPVSISHTQILEEKEEEEEDQVDKHEDKTTEQDTPEVSSPPAEVFQPEEETSRAVEESEAGNKNEEGEMEGSTNDLMTAPDDAPNGFNPTEEAVSGLDTYPEDEEEPKMNGQASLAEAELRPQVICCSEPPVVKTEMVTISDTFAAQKTEIATKEVPIVHTETKTITYEAAQLDGNGDGEPGVLMTAQTITSESLCTTTTTHITKTLKGGLSETRIEKRIVITGDCDIDHDQALAQAIKEAKEQHPDMSVTRVVVHKETELAEEED; encoded by the exons atgacaacagaaGTGGGATCTGAGACAGAGGTGAAGGAGAAAGCAGAGGAGTCAGCTGCTCAGCCAGACCAATCGGAGAAGGCAACAGAAGAAACCCAGGAAGTAGTGAGCGCGGAGGGTGacgagaaggagaaagaaaaggagaaagaggggaaaggAATATCTCGATACCTGCCAACATGGCTTAAGAAGCAGAAGTCTCAAAGCCAG ACCTCTCCAACCAAGGAGGTGCCACCCACAGAGGAAGCCAATACCACTgtggaacaggaagaggaggggccTGCCCCAGAAGTTAACGGTCACgcagaggaagtggaagagaaGGAGGCAGTAAAGTCGGAgcaagtgaaagaaaaagaagcagaatctCATTCCAACGCCAGCGCAGACACTGAG CCTGCCAAGGAAGAGAAGGTGGACGAGAGTGCTGAGAAAAGTCCAGAAGAGACCAAGGAgacaacagagggagagggcgcagaggaggagaagaaggagcaggaaggagaggtgcaaggtgaaggagaggaaggccAGACCTCCATTTTTCAGTCGCCTCTTCGTCTGGTGAGGAAGACCAAGATGAAACTGGTGGTCTGTCATGTGAGCCTACTGGACGGGACTGACTTCACCTGTGAGGTGGAG aAACGTGCAAAGGGGCAGTACTTATTCTTTAAGGTGTGTGAGCATCTTAATCTAATGGAAAAAGACTACTTTGGACTGACTTACAAGGACAGCCATGAACAGAGA tgTTGGTTGGATCCCACTAAGGAAATCAAGCGGCAGATACGta GTAACAACTGGCAGTTTTCATTCAATGCCAAGTTCTACCCACCAGACCCTTCACTGCTCACTGAAGACATtaccag gtACCTGTTGTGCCTGCAGCTCCGTGAAGATGTGGCTTCTGGTCGACTGCCTTGCTCATTCGTTACTCACGCCCTGCTGGGGTCATACACCTTGCAG GCAGAATTTGGTGACTATGAACCGGAGCAGCCTCGCCCTCTGGACAACATTGGCCAGCTCACCTTTGCGCCCAATCAGAacaaagagatggaggagaagataTTTGAACTCCACAAGTCTCACAG GGGAATGACACCTGCACAGGCTGATGCCCAGTTTCTAGAAAATGCCAAGAAACTATCCATGTACGGAGTGGACCTACACCATGCTAAG gATTCTGAGGGTGTGGACATCATGCTTGGTGTGTGTGCCAACGGACTCCTGGTTTACAAAGACAGACTTCGGATAAATCGTTTCGCTTGGCCCAAAATACTGAAGATTTCATACAAGAGGAACAACTTCTACATCAAGATCAGACCAGGAGAG ACGGAGCAGTTTGAGAGCACGGTGGGATTCAAACTCCAGAACCATCGATCTGCCAAAAAGCTGTGGAAAGTCTGCGTCGAGAATCACAGTTTCTTCAG GTTAAACGCACCAGAGCCTCCTACCAAGGCCCGCTTCTTGACTCTGGGCTCCAAGTTCCGCTACAGCGGACGCACCCAGGCCCAGACCCGCGTGGCCAGCTCCCTCATAGACCGACCCGCACCCAACTTTGAACGCACCTCATCCAAACGCATCAGCCGCAGTCTGGACGGAG cCCCAATGATCAGCATAACTGAGGCTGGAAGGGACACAGCTGAGAACGGACGTGAGCCGCACCTGGAGCTCCACTCTGATTCAAag GTGAGTGTGCCCGATGTGGAAGCAGCCGCAGCTGATAGTTCGATCCCTGATACCAAAGAACCTGCAAAG ACGGCCGAAGTCGAAATCGAAGAAACCGTTGTCGTGGAAGAGGTTTCCAAAGCAACCAAACCTGGATTTGTCACAGTTACAACCAGTTCTCCTGCTGTCCCAACCACAGACCAGGAAACaagagaacaggaagtgaaggttgAGGAAAAAGTAGTGGTGACACAGGAAGCTAAAGCGGCGAAGCAGGCGAGCGTTTCATCTGAAAGCGAGAGCGAGGAAGAAGCCGAGTACCACCCAAATGTCCCTGTGTCCATCTCTCATACACAAATactggaggagaaagaagaggaggaggaagaccaGGTTGACAAACATGAGGACAAGACAACGGAGCAGGATACTCCAGAAGTTTCCTCCCCACCAGCTGAAGTCTTTCAGCCTGAAGAAGAAACCAGCCGAGCGGTAGAAGAGTCTGAGGCAGGGAACAAGAACGAAGAAGGTGAGATGGAGGGAAGCACCAATGATCTGATGACGGCACCAGACGATGCTCCCAATGGCTTCAACCCCACTGAGGAGGCCGTGAGCGGGTTGGACACCTACccagaggacgaggaagagccCAAAATGAACGGACAAGCCTCATTGGCTGAAGCAGAACTCCGGCCACAGGTTATTTGTTGCTCTGAG cCCCCTGTGGTAAAGACAGAAATGGTGACTATATCAGACACGTTCGCAGCCCAGAAAACTGAGATAGCTACAAAAGAAGTGCCCATCGTACATACGGAAACCAAGACCATCACTTACGAAGCCGCACAG TTGGATGGAAACGGCGACGGTGAGCCCGGAGTGTTGATGACTGCTCAGACTATCACCTCTGAATCTCTGTGTACTactacaaccacacacattACCAAG ACGTTAAAGGGCGGCCTATCAGAGACGAGGATTGAGAAACGCATTGTCATCACTGGCGACTGCGACATCGACCACGACCAG GCACTGGCCCAGGCCATTAAGGAGGCCAAAGAGCAACATCCTGACATGTCTGTTACCAGAGTGGTGGTTCATAAAGAAACTGAactggcggaggaggaggattga
- the epb41l2 gene encoding band 4.1-like protein 2 isoform X7, translating into MTTEVGSETEVKEKAEESAAQPDQSEKATEETQEVVSAEGDEKEKEKEKEGKGISRYLPTWLKKQKSQSQTSPTKEVPPTEEANTTVEQEEEGPAPEVNGHAEEVEEKEAVKSEQVKEKEAESHSNASADTEPAKEEKVDESAEKSPEETKETTEGEGAEEEKKEQEGEVQGEGEEGQTSIFQSPLRLVRKTKMKLVVCHVSLLDGTDFTCEVEKRAKGQYLFFKVCEHLNLMEKDYFGLTYKDSHEQRCWLDPTKEIKRQIRSNNWQFSFNAKFYPPDPSLLTEDITRYLLCLQLREDVASGRLPCSFVTHALLGSYTLQAEFGDYEPEQPRPLDNIGQLTFAPNQNKEMEEKIFELHKSHRGMTPAQADAQFLENAKKLSMYGVDLHHAKDSEGVDIMLGVCANGLLVYKDRLRINRFAWPKILKISYKRNNFYIKIRPGETEQFESTVGFKLQNHRSAKKLWKVCVENHSFFRLNAPEPPTKARFLTLGSKFRYSGRTQAQTRVASSLIDRPAPNFERTSSKRISRSLDGAPMISITEAGRDTAENGREPHLELHSDSKTAEVEIEETVVVEEVSKATKPGFVTVTTSSPAVPTTDQETREQEVKVEEKVVVTQEAKAAKQASVSSESESEEEAEYHPNVPVSISHTQILEEKEEEEEDQVDKHEDKTTEQDTPEVSSPPAEVFQPEEETSRAVEESEAGNKNEEGEMEGSTNDLMTAPDDAPNGFNPTEEAVSGLDTYPEDEEEPKMNGQASLAEAELRPQVICCSEPPVVKTEMVTISDTFAAQKTEIATKEVPIVHTETKTITYEAAQLDGNGDGEPGVLMTAQTITSESLCTTTTTHITKTLKGGLSETRIEKRIVITGDCDIDHDQALAQAIKEAKEQHPDMSVTRVVVHKETELAEEED; encoded by the exons atgacaacagaaGTGGGATCTGAGACAGAGGTGAAGGAGAAAGCAGAGGAGTCAGCTGCTCAGCCAGACCAATCGGAGAAGGCAACAGAAGAAACCCAGGAAGTAGTGAGCGCGGAGGGTGacgagaaggagaaagaaaaggagaaagaggggaaaggAATATCTCGATACCTGCCAACATGGCTTAAGAAGCAGAAGTCTCAAAGCCAG ACCTCTCCAACCAAGGAGGTGCCACCCACAGAGGAAGCCAATACCACTgtggaacaggaagaggaggggccTGCCCCAGAAGTTAACGGTCACgcagaggaagtggaagagaaGGAGGCAGTAAAGTCGGAgcaagtgaaagaaaaagaagcagaatctCATTCCAACGCCAGCGCAGACACTGAG CCTGCCAAGGAAGAGAAGGTGGACGAGAGTGCTGAGAAAAGTCCAGAAGAGACCAAGGAgacaacagagggagagggcgcagaggaggagaagaaggagcaggaaggagaggtgcaaggtgaaggagaggaaggccAGACCTCCATTTTTCAGTCGCCTCTTCGTCTGGTGAGGAAGACCAAGATGAAACTGGTGGTCTGTCATGTGAGCCTACTGGACGGGACTGACTTCACCTGTGAGGTGGAG aAACGTGCAAAGGGGCAGTACTTATTCTTTAAGGTGTGTGAGCATCTTAATCTAATGGAAAAAGACTACTTTGGACTGACTTACAAGGACAGCCATGAACAGAGA tgTTGGTTGGATCCCACTAAGGAAATCAAGCGGCAGATACGta GTAACAACTGGCAGTTTTCATTCAATGCCAAGTTCTACCCACCAGACCCTTCACTGCTCACTGAAGACATtaccag gtACCTGTTGTGCCTGCAGCTCCGTGAAGATGTGGCTTCTGGTCGACTGCCTTGCTCATTCGTTACTCACGCCCTGCTGGGGTCATACACCTTGCAG GCAGAATTTGGTGACTATGAACCGGAGCAGCCTCGCCCTCTGGACAACATTGGCCAGCTCACCTTTGCGCCCAATCAGAacaaagagatggaggagaagataTTTGAACTCCACAAGTCTCACAG GGGAATGACACCTGCACAGGCTGATGCCCAGTTTCTAGAAAATGCCAAGAAACTATCCATGTACGGAGTGGACCTACACCATGCTAAG gATTCTGAGGGTGTGGACATCATGCTTGGTGTGTGTGCCAACGGACTCCTGGTTTACAAAGACAGACTTCGGATAAATCGTTTCGCTTGGCCCAAAATACTGAAGATTTCATACAAGAGGAACAACTTCTACATCAAGATCAGACCAGGAGAG ACGGAGCAGTTTGAGAGCACGGTGGGATTCAAACTCCAGAACCATCGATCTGCCAAAAAGCTGTGGAAAGTCTGCGTCGAGAATCACAGTTTCTTCAG GTTAAACGCACCAGAGCCTCCTACCAAGGCCCGCTTCTTGACTCTGGGCTCCAAGTTCCGCTACAGCGGACGCACCCAGGCCCAGACCCGCGTGGCCAGCTCCCTCATAGACCGACCCGCACCCAACTTTGAACGCACCTCATCCAAACGCATCAGCCGCAGTCTGGACGGAG cCCCAATGATCAGCATAACTGAGGCTGGAAGGGACACAGCTGAGAACGGACGTGAGCCGCACCTGGAGCTCCACTCTGATTCAAag ACGGCCGAAGTCGAAATCGAAGAAACCGTTGTCGTGGAAGAGGTTTCCAAAGCAACCAAACCTGGATTTGTCACAGTTACAACCAGTTCTCCTGCTGTCCCAACCACAGACCAGGAAACaagagaacaggaagtgaaggttgAGGAAAAAGTAGTGGTGACACAGGAAGCTAAAGCGGCGAAGCAGGCGAGCGTTTCATCTGAAAGCGAGAGCGAGGAAGAAGCCGAGTACCACCCAAATGTCCCTGTGTCCATCTCTCATACACAAATactggaggagaaagaagaggaggaggaagaccaGGTTGACAAACATGAGGACAAGACAACGGAGCAGGATACTCCAGAAGTTTCCTCCCCACCAGCTGAAGTCTTTCAGCCTGAAGAAGAAACCAGCCGAGCGGTAGAAGAGTCTGAGGCAGGGAACAAGAACGAAGAAGGTGAGATGGAGGGAAGCACCAATGATCTGATGACGGCACCAGACGATGCTCCCAATGGCTTCAACCCCACTGAGGAGGCCGTGAGCGGGTTGGACACCTACccagaggacgaggaagagccCAAAATGAACGGACAAGCCTCATTGGCTGAAGCAGAACTCCGGCCACAGGTTATTTGTTGCTCTGAG cCCCCTGTGGTAAAGACAGAAATGGTGACTATATCAGACACGTTCGCAGCCCAGAAAACTGAGATAGCTACAAAAGAAGTGCCCATCGTACATACGGAAACCAAGACCATCACTTACGAAGCCGCACAG TTGGATGGAAACGGCGACGGTGAGCCCGGAGTGTTGATGACTGCTCAGACTATCACCTCTGAATCTCTGTGTACTactacaaccacacacattACCAAG ACGTTAAAGGGCGGCCTATCAGAGACGAGGATTGAGAAACGCATTGTCATCACTGGCGACTGCGACATCGACCACGACCAG GCACTGGCCCAGGCCATTAAGGAGGCCAAAGAGCAACATCCTGACATGTCTGTTACCAGAGTGGTGGTTCATAAAGAAACTGAactggcggaggaggaggattga